The Nitrospiraceae bacterium region CTGCCGTTCCCAGCTTTCACAAATGGCGGGCGAAATATATTTGGGAGATATAGACGCCCAGCTACTTCAAGCGACTGCGAATGGTTAGCTTACTCGATTCCAGACGAATCACGCTTTTTTGAACATAGGAGTAGGGTGGTCGCAAACAAGAGATTGACTTCGAATATAACGGCGATAGGGGAAAACCGAACAGGGAAATAAAATGGCGGTCAACAACACAGTGAGGGCGCCGACTTATATCCTGGGCATCTCTGCCTTCTATCACGATAGCGCAGCCTGTCTGTTAGGTGATGGAGACATTCTCGCTGCCGTCCAAGAGGAACGGTTCACGAGAAAAAAACACGATCCAGGCTTCCCTCGCCAAGCAGTGCAATACTGCCTAGCCCAGGCAGATATCGGCATCAAAGATCTCAAATACATCGTGTTCTATGACAAGCCGCTCATCAAATTCGAACGACTTCTGGAAACCTATATCTGTTTTGCTCCTAAGGGGCTCCAGTCGTTCTTAGCGGCAATGCCAGTGTGGTTGAAAGAAAAGCTACTGCTCAGAAGCCTGCTTCAAAAAGAAGTGCTGGCATGTGCCGACGGCCTCGAACGCTCTGACTTGCCGGAATTCTTGTTTGGCGAACATCACGAATCGCATGCGGCTTCGGCATTTTTTGTGTCTCCCTATCAGAAGGCAGGGGTCTTATGTATGGACGGCGTTGGCGAATGGGCCACTACCTCTGCGTGGTTGGGAGAGGGCAATACCTTGACACCTTTGTGGGAGATCCCCTTCCCACACTCCCTAGGCCTTCTGTATTCCGCTTTCACCTATTACACCGGCTTCAAAGTGAATTCCGGCGAATATAAGGTGATGGGACTGGCTCCCTACGGCGAACCCAAGTATGTGAAGGCCATTTACGATCACCTGTTGGATTTGAAGCCGGACGGTACGTTCCGGATGAATATGGATTACTTCAACTATTGCACGGGGCTCACTATGACGAGCCGCAAGTTTGATGAGTTATTTGGGGGGCCGCCTCGTACGCCGGAGTCAAAACTTGGGCAGCGCGAGATGGATCTGGCTCGCTCCATTCAGGAAGTGACCGAAGAAGTAATGTTGCGGCTATCACGGACGATGCATCGCGAGACTGGGGCGGCATACCTGTGCCTTGCAGGAGGCGTCGCTCTGAATTGCGTCGGGAACGGCCGCATCTTACGAGAGGGACCCTTTAAGGGGCTCTGGATTCAACCGGCCGCTGGTGATGCTGGCGGAGCGATGGGGGCAGCACTCAGTGCGTGGTATCAGCATGATAATCAGCCAAGGACAGCCGACCATAGGAAAGACCAAATGAAAGGAGGCTACCTTGGCCCAGCCTTCACCAACGACGAAATTGAAGCCAGGCTGAAAATCATCGGGGCGGTCTACAATCGGCTTGAAGACGAG contains the following coding sequences:
- a CDS encoding carbamoyltransferase; amino-acid sequence: MAVNNTVRAPTYILGISAFYHDSAACLLGDGDILAAVQEERFTRKKHDPGFPRQAVQYCLAQADIGIKDLKYIVFYDKPLIKFERLLETYICFAPKGLQSFLAAMPVWLKEKLLLRSLLQKEVLACADGLERSDLPEFLFGEHHESHAASAFFVSPYQKAGVLCMDGVGEWATTSAWLGEGNTLTPLWEIPFPHSLGLLYSAFTYYTGFKVNSGEYKVMGLAPYGEPKYVKAIYDHLLDLKPDGTFRMNMDYFNYCTGLTMTSRKFDELFGGPPRTPESKLGQREMDLARSIQEVTEEVMLRLSRTMHRETGAAYLCLAGGVALNCVGNGRILREGPFKGLWIQPAAGDAGGAMGAALSAWYQHDNQPRTADHRKDQMKGGYLGPAFTNDEIEARLKIIGAVYNRLEDEDLYDQVAEDLARGKVVGWLQGRMEFGPRSLGGRSILGDARNTKMQSVMNLKIKYRESFRPFAPSVLRERVPDYFQMNCDSPYMLLVAPVIEKRRLPCNPNQKGLWGIDLLNVPRSDIPAVTHIDYSARVQTVHEETNPRYYKLLKAFEQKTGCATLVNTSFNVRGEPIVCTPEDAYRCFMRTEMDVLVLENFILIKEDQKPLGSDSDWKKEFELD